In one window of Desulforhabdus amnigena DNA:
- the nifK gene encoding nitrogenase molybdenum-iron protein subunit beta has protein sequence MLLRHTPKEIRERSALTINPAKTCQPIGAMYAALGIHGCLPHSHGSQGCCAYHRSTLTRHYKEPVMAATSSFTEGSSVFGGQANLVQAIDNIFTIYEPEVIAVHTTCLSETIGDDIPQITRKAEADGKIPKGKYVIHANTPSYVGSHVTGFSNMTKAMVDYFAVSTGKKEDCINIVPGYVEPADMEEIKRIAGELGVRTILFPDTSNVLNRPQTGKFEMFPRGGVTVESLVKTGDSKATIALGHLASGPAARALDTKCKVPCEILDLPIGLSATDRFVDVLRKLAGVHVPDSINLERGQLLDVIADMHQYFYGKKVALVGDPDQLISLTEFLVSIDMMPIYVVTGTPGKKFESRINEITKDVPHEVKVRAEGDMFLLHQWIKNEPVDLMIGNTYLKYISRDEDIPFVRFGFPILDRIGHSYFPTVGYRGGLRLLEKILDALLDRQDRDSSEEGFELVM, from the coding sequence ATGTTGCTCAGACACACACCCAAAGAAATCAGAGAACGCAGCGCCTTGACCATCAATCCGGCCAAGACCTGTCAGCCCATCGGCGCCATGTATGCGGCCCTGGGGATTCACGGCTGTCTTCCTCACAGCCACGGTTCGCAGGGGTGCTGCGCCTACCACCGCAGCACCCTCACCCGGCATTACAAAGAGCCTGTCATGGCGGCTACCAGTTCATTCACGGAAGGATCGTCGGTCTTCGGCGGGCAGGCCAACCTGGTGCAGGCCATTGACAACATTTTCACCATTTACGAACCGGAAGTGATTGCGGTCCACACCACGTGCCTTTCCGAGACCATCGGGGATGATATCCCTCAGATCACCCGCAAGGCCGAAGCGGACGGCAAGATTCCCAAAGGCAAGTATGTCATTCATGCCAACACACCGAGCTATGTGGGGTCTCATGTGACCGGTTTTTCCAACATGACGAAAGCCATGGTGGACTACTTCGCGGTATCTACGGGGAAAAAAGAAGACTGCATCAATATCGTTCCGGGATACGTCGAACCTGCGGATATGGAAGAAATCAAACGAATCGCCGGTGAACTGGGGGTGCGGACCATCCTTTTCCCCGATACATCCAATGTTCTCAACCGTCCCCAGACGGGAAAGTTCGAAATGTTCCCGAGGGGCGGAGTTACCGTCGAATCGCTGGTCAAGACCGGAGACAGCAAGGCTACCATCGCTCTCGGGCACCTGGCTTCGGGGCCTGCAGCCCGGGCCCTCGACACCAAGTGCAAGGTGCCCTGCGAAATCCTGGACCTCCCCATAGGGCTCAGTGCAACGGACCGGTTCGTGGATGTTCTCAGAAAACTTGCAGGAGTACACGTGCCGGATTCCATCAACCTGGAAAGGGGACAGCTTCTGGATGTCATTGCCGACATGCACCAGTACTTCTACGGGAAAAAGGTGGCCCTGGTGGGAGACCCCGATCAGCTGATCTCTCTTACAGAGTTCCTGGTCTCCATCGACATGATGCCCATTTATGTGGTGACGGGGACTCCGGGCAAGAAGTTCGAATCCAGGATCAATGAGATCACGAAGGATGTGCCTCACGAAGTGAAGGTGAGAGCCGAAGGCGACATGTTCCTACTGCATCAGTGGATCAAGAATGAACCGGTAGATCTCATGATAGGAAACACCTATCTGAAGTACATTTCACGCGACGAGGACATACCCTTCGTTCGATTCGGTTTCCCCATCCTCGACCGCATCGGGCACAGCTATTTCCCTACGGTCGGCTACAGGGGCGGATTGCGCCTTCTCGAAAAGATTCTGGATGCCCTTCTGGATCGTCAGGACAGGGATTCATCGGAAGAGGGCTTTGAACTGGTGATGTAG